TCCCTCCGCGAGCAGGCGCCCACCGCCTTCCCCGCCTTCCGGGCCGAGATCCACCACCCAGTCGGCATTGCGGATCACGTCGAGATTGTGCTCCACCACGATCACCGTGTCGCCGCGCGCGGTGAGATCGTCGAGCACCTCGAGCAGGCGCTGCACGTCGGCGAAGTGGAGGCCCACCGTCGGCTCGTCGAGCAGATAGAGCGTCGGCCCCGTCCCCTTCTCCGACAGCTCGCGCGCGATCTTGAGACGCTGGGCTTCGCCGCCCGAGAGCTGGTTGGCGGGCTGCCCGAGCTTCAGGTAGCCGAGGCCCACGCGGCGCAGCACCTGGAGCTGTCGCGTGAACCTCGGCTCGCGGCCGAAGTGCACGAACGCCTGGTCGGCGGTCAGCTCGAGCGCCTCGCGAATGTTGACGCCCCGGTAGTGGACATCGAGCACCTCGCGCCGGAAGCGCGAGCCTCCGCAGGTCTCGCAAGGCACCAGCAGGTCGGCGAGGAAGTACATCTCGATCGTCACCCATCCGGCGCCTTCGCAGGTCTCGCATCGCCCGCCGGGCGTATTGAACGAGAACGCGCCGTCGCCGAGCCCGCGCGCCAGCGCGGCGGGCTGCGAGGCGTACAGGCGGCGGAGTGCTGAGTAGGCGCCGAGGTAGGTGACGGGGCACGAGCGCGGCGTCTTCCCGATCGGCGTCTGGTCGACCATCGCCACGCGCTTCAGCCGCATGAGCCCGCGGACCGCGCGATGCGCGCCGATCTCCTCCGCCGGCTCCTCCGCGAAGTGGCGGCAGGCGGCGCGGTAGAGCACGTCCTCGACCAGGCTGCTCTTGCCCGAGCCCGACACTCCCGTGACCGCGGTCAGCCGGCCGAGCGGGAAGCGCGCGGTGACGTTCTTCAGGTTGTGCTGCTTGGCACCTTCGACGATCAGGAATTCTTCCGCCGCGCCGGCGCGCCGCTCGCGTGACACGCGCTTCTCGCCGCGCAGGTAACGGGCGGTCTCGGTTTCGGCCCGATCGATCGCCGGCCCTCCGGGTCCGTCGTAGAGCAGGCGGCCTCCCTGCTCGCCGGCGCCCGGTCCGAGGTCCACGAGGTGATCCGCCGCGTGCATGAGCAGAGGCTCGTGCTCGACCACCACCAGCGTGTTGCCGCGCGAGGCCAGCTCGCCCAGGAGCTCCGCCAGCCGCTGGCTGTCGCGCGGATGGAGGCCGACCGTGGGCTCGTCGAGCACGTAAAGCGTGTCGGCCAGGTTGGCGCCGAGCGCGTTGGCCAGCTCGATCCGCTGCGCCTCGCCGCCCGACAACGTCCGGGTGAGGCGGTCGAGCGTGAGATAACCGAGCTCGACCCGCAGCAGGAACGCGAGTCGCGACTGGATCTCGGCCAGCACCGGGCCGGCGATCTCGCGCTCGCGGTCGGTGAAGCTCAAAGCAGGGATCCACTCCGATACCTCGCGCACCGGCCGCGCCGAGACCTCGGCGATCGTCTGTCCACCCAACCGCACGCGCAGCGCCTCCGAGCGCAGCCGTGTTCCCCCGCAGGCCGCGCATGGCAGCGCGCTCTGGTAGCGCTTCACCACGAACCGATTTCCGACCTTGTACGACTTCGACTGCAGCCGCTCGAGGAACGGGATCGCGCCGCGGAAGCCCTCGCCTCCCTCGATCAGGAAGCGGCGGTGCTCCGCGCTCAGCTTCTGCCACGGCACGTCGAGGGGGATGCGGAGCTCGGCCGCGCACTTCTGGAGCCGCGGCCAGAAGATGCGCTTCCACGAGCCTGCCCACGGGCGGATCGCGCCTTCACGAAGGGTCTTGGATGGATCGGGAACGATGCGATCGAGCGTGAAGGTGAGCACGTTGCCGAAGCCGCGGCACGCAGGACACGCGCCCATGGGACTATTGAACGAGAACAGCACCGGCTCGGGCTTCAGGCTCTGGGCGCCGCAGTGCGAGCACTCCCAGCGCTCGCTCTTCTTCTCGATCGCCGCTGAGCCGCGACGCAGGCGAAGGCGGCCCTCGCCGCGACGGAAGGCCTGCTCGCACGAGTCCACGAGACGCTGCCGCTCGGATGCGCGCCAGGTGAAGCGATCGATGACGATCAGTGCTTCCTTGGCGCGCGCCTTGAGCTTCGGCGGCGGATCGAGCGAGACCACTTCGTCGTCCAGCAGGATGCGGGTGTAACCGGCCCGCAGCAGATGCGGAGCGAGCTCGGGCCACGGGACCCGCGACGAGAGCGCGATCGGCGCCAGCACCAGCAGGGTCTCGCCTTCGGGCCAGGCATGCGTTTCATCGGCGATGCTCTGCGCGCTGTCGGCCGTGACCGGCAGGCCGCAGCTTCCGCAATGCACGGTGCCGAGCCGCGCGAACAGCAGGCGAAGGTAGTCGTAGATCTCGGTCGTCGTGCCCACGGTCGAGCGCGCGCTTCGCGCCGACGAGACCTGCTGGATCGCCACCGCGGGAGTCAGCCCGTGGATCGCGTCCACGTCGGGACGCGGCAGCCGATCGAGGAACTGCTTGGCGTACGTCGAGACCGACTCGACGTAGCGCCGCTGGCCTTCGGCGTAGAGCGTGTCGAACGCCAGCGATGACTTGCCCGAGCCCGAGACGCCGGTGATCACCGTGAGCCGGCCGCGCGGAAGGTCCAGATCGAGGTTCTGGAGGTTGTGCTGCCGCGCGCCGCGGATGGCGATGGACGCGGGTGGAACCGGCTTCGGGGTCACGAGATCGAAACCATAGCACGGCGCCGCGGCAGCGATTCTCGGCCGCTACGCTCCACCCCGCTGGTGCCGGAGGACGCCGCGCTCGTCGTCCAGCCTGCTGCACGGTTCTACGTAATTACGTAATAACCGAGCCATGCGCCGGCCCGCCTCGTCCCGCCCGCCCCGAGTCAGCCAGCGCCTCGACGTCCTCGAGGCGCGGCTGCGGCAGCTCGAAGGCGCCACCCGCCGGGCCTCGCGGGCGCGGCCCGCGGCTCCCGATCGCGGCTGGCTCCTCGAGGGCCTGCGCGCGCGGATCCCGGCACGCAGGGGAAAACGGC
The Candidatus Eisenbacteria bacterium genome window above contains:
- the uvrA gene encoding excinuclease ABC subunit UvrA yields the protein MTPKPVPPASIAIRGARQHNLQNLDLDLPRGRLTVITGVSGSGKSSLAFDTLYAEGQRRYVESVSTYAKQFLDRLPRPDVDAIHGLTPAVAIQQVSSARSARSTVGTTTEIYDYLRLLFARLGTVHCGSCGLPVTADSAQSIADETHAWPEGETLLVLAPIALSSRVPWPELAPHLLRAGYTRILLDDEVVSLDPPPKLKARAKEALIVIDRFTWRASERQRLVDSCEQAFRRGEGRLRLRRGSAAIEKKSERWECSHCGAQSLKPEPVLFSFNSPMGACPACRGFGNVLTFTLDRIVPDPSKTLREGAIRPWAGSWKRIFWPRLQKCAAELRIPLDVPWQKLSAEHRRFLIEGGEGFRGAIPFLERLQSKSYKVGNRFVVKRYQSALPCAACGGTRLRSEALRVRLGGQTIAEVSARPVREVSEWIPALSFTDREREIAGPVLAEIQSRLAFLLRVELGYLTLDRLTRTLSGGEAQRIELANALGANLADTLYVLDEPTVGLHPRDSQRLAELLGELASRGNTLVVVEHEPLLMHAADHLVDLGPGAGEQGGRLLYDGPGGPAIDRAETETARYLRGEKRVSRERRAGAAEEFLIVEGAKQHNLKNVTARFPLGRLTAVTGVSGSGKSSLVEDVLYRAACRHFAEEPAEEIGAHRAVRGLMRLKRVAMVDQTPIGKTPRSCPVTYLGAYSALRRLYASQPAALARGLGDGAFSFNTPGGRCETCEGAGWVTIEMYFLADLLVPCETCGGSRFRREVLDVHYRGVNIREALELTADQAFVHFGREPRFTRQLQVLRRVGLGYLKLGQPANQLSGGEAQRLKIARELSEKGTGPTLYLLDEPTVGLHFADVQRLLEVLDDLTARGDTVIVVEHNLDVIRNADWVVDLGPEGGEGGGRLLAEGPPEAIVACEESWTGRFLRERDPAPAERVAEAPRSR